The following are from one region of the Thiocapsa rosea genome:
- a CDS encoding Mrr restriction system protein, which yields MAKRNGPEFLRFCIPIVEVLRELGGSGRPAEVTDLVIDRMRIPEAEQEVTNKNGGSRIRNQIAWARFYMVKAGLISSSQRGIWDLTEKGRASALDREFVLTLFRGAQREFISEPKSVQDVEPTPADDQTNPDGVDDHLDYKTLLLATLQALPPEGFERICQRLLRESGFQQVAVTGRSGDGGIDGHGILQINPLVSFKVLFQCKRYRGAVPVSAVRDFRGALQGRADKGIVLTTGTFTTDAKREAIRDGATPIELVDGEKLVEMFESLGLGLRPKKDYDIDQPFFEQYR from the coding sequence ATGGCAAAGCGCAACGGACCTGAGTTTCTGAGATTCTGTATCCCCATCGTCGAGGTTCTGCGTGAGCTTGGAGGATCCGGACGCCCCGCCGAAGTGACGGATCTCGTCATCGATCGCATGCGCATTCCGGAAGCGGAGCAGGAGGTCACCAACAAGAACGGTGGCTCTCGGATCCGCAACCAGATTGCCTGGGCACGGTTTTACATGGTCAAAGCGGGCCTGATCAGCTCCTCTCAGCGAGGTATTTGGGACCTCACCGAAAAGGGGCGCGCAAGCGCGCTGGATCGGGAGTTCGTTCTCACGCTCTTCCGAGGCGCTCAACGGGAGTTCATCTCGGAGCCCAAATCGGTGCAGGATGTCGAACCGACCCCAGCGGATGATCAGACAAATCCCGACGGTGTCGACGACCATCTCGACTACAAGACTCTGCTGCTTGCAACGCTCCAAGCTCTTCCGCCTGAAGGATTCGAGCGGATCTGCCAGCGACTGCTGCGCGAATCGGGGTTTCAACAGGTCGCCGTCACCGGTCGCTCGGGCGATGGCGGAATCGACGGCCACGGCATCCTGCAGATCAACCCGCTCGTATCCTTCAAGGTCCTGTTCCAATGCAAACGGTACCGCGGAGCGGTCCCCGTATCCGCCGTTCGCGATTTTCGCGGCGCACTTCAGGGTCGAGCCGACAAGGGGATCGTCCTAACAACCGGGACCTTTACGACCGATGCCAAACGGGAAGCGATCCGTGATGGGGCGACGCCAATCGAATTGGTTGACGGGGAAAAGCTGGTCGAGATGTTCGAGTCGCTTGGATTGGGGCTTCGGCCGAAAAAGGACTACGACATCGACCAACCGTTTTTCGAGCAGTACCGATGA
- a CDS encoding LutC/YkgG family protein — protein sequence MSTAREDILDAVRRAAGRESLDAPTRATLDARIATPVRHLRPAFDEDLTTRFIRKLESRSGTVARVAERAQIPAAVETFRSAHGLAPRAAVGAGLKDLAWPAEWTIHHDRAGIEETLSVTPAFAAIAETGTLMLLASPESPTTHNFVPDNQVVILEARPILRHFEDAWAALRERTDGMPRAVNLVSGPSRTADIEQTIQLGAHGPRRLHVVLVG from the coding sequence ATGAGCACCGCGCGAGAGGACATATTGGATGCCGTACGTCGTGCAGCGGGACGCGAATCGCTCGATGCACCCACCCGCGCAACCCTGGATGCACGCATCGCCACACCGGTCCGGCATCTCCGCCCGGCCTTCGACGAAGACCTGACCACGCGCTTTATCCGCAAGCTCGAAAGCCGCTCGGGCACAGTTGCACGCGTTGCCGAACGAGCGCAGATCCCCGCCGCCGTGGAGACCTTCCGGTCAGCTCACGGCCTCGCCCCGCGTGCCGCCGTCGGTGCCGGGTTGAAGGACCTCGCATGGCCCGCCGAGTGGACCATCCATCACGACCGCGCCGGTATCGAGGAGACCCTGTCGGTCACACCCGCCTTCGCGGCAATCGCCGAGACCGGCACCCTCATGCTCCTCGCCTCGCCCGAAAGCCCGACTACCCACAACTTCGTCCCCGACAACCAGGTCGTGATCCTGGAGGCCCGGCCGATCCTCCGGCACTTCGAGGACGCTTGGGCAGCGTTGCGCGAGCGCACGGACGGCATGCCGCGTGCGGTCAACCTCGTTTCGGGTCCTTCGCGCACCGCCGACATCGAGCAAACCATCCAGCTCGGCGCGCATGGGCCGCGGCGGTTGCATGTGGTGCTGGTGGGTTGA
- a CDS encoding GGDEF domain-containing protein has product METAAPDLIGPREEDILSALTEQAYRQLPIALVVSLVNALLLTGVLWGGIEKATLLIWLACLVSVTAFRFRTLRAFSDPQRRIRVDDAVWRRVFVAGACAAGFVWGGAGLFLFHPSSLAHQVFLAFVLGGMVAGGVPLLSPLNRAYPCFAIPIVLPMTLSMVLVGDRVHWIMGMMILIFGIAMLSSSARVRRLFQDATDMRLKLASSIAEGSALQEMLRIDELTRIGNRRFFEEQLGNEWRRGDRAHATLAVISADIDHFKAYNDRYGHPAGDRCLFGVAQAMAAALQRPGDAAARIGGEEFAFVLPQTSLLGAEQVAERIREAVWDLNIPHAASPIAERVTVSLGVASSDHASVASEADLIRASDAALYEAKRRGRNQVATIAP; this is encoded by the coding sequence TTGGAAACCGCAGCCCCCGACCTCATCGGCCCGAGAGAAGAGGACATTCTCTCCGCACTGACCGAGCAAGCCTATCGACAACTCCCGATCGCCTTGGTGGTGAGCCTGGTCAACGCTCTGCTGCTCACCGGCGTTCTCTGGGGAGGCATCGAGAAAGCGACCCTGCTCATCTGGTTGGCCTGTCTTGTGTCGGTGACTGCATTTCGGTTCAGGACCCTGCGTGCGTTTTCCGATCCGCAGCGACGGATACGTGTCGACGATGCCGTCTGGAGGCGTGTCTTCGTGGCGGGCGCGTGCGCGGCGGGATTCGTGTGGGGAGGAGCGGGGCTCTTCCTGTTTCATCCAAGCTCCTTAGCACATCAGGTCTTTCTTGCCTTCGTGCTCGGCGGGATGGTCGCGGGCGGCGTACCGCTGCTGTCGCCGTTGAATAGAGCCTATCCCTGTTTCGCGATCCCGATCGTGCTGCCCATGACACTCAGCATGGTCTTGGTCGGTGACCGCGTGCACTGGATCATGGGCATGATGATCCTGATCTTCGGCATCGCCATGCTGTCCTCGTCCGCTCGGGTGAGGCGATTATTTCAAGATGCCACCGACATGCGGCTGAAGCTGGCTTCATCGATTGCGGAGGGCTCGGCGCTTCAGGAGATGTTGCGTATCGACGAGCTCACCCGCATCGGAAACCGGCGGTTCTTCGAAGAGCAGCTCGGAAACGAATGGAGGCGGGGCGATCGAGCGCACGCTACCCTGGCGGTCATCTCGGCCGATATCGACCACTTCAAGGCATACAACGACCGATACGGACACCCGGCCGGCGACCGTTGCCTATTCGGCGTCGCACAGGCCATGGCCGCAGCCCTGCAGCGACCGGGTGACGCCGCGGCCCGCATCGGCGGAGAGGAGTTCGCGTTTGTTCTTCCGCAGACGAGCTTGCTCGGGGCGGAGCAGGTCGCGGAGCGCATCCGCGAGGCGGTGTGGGACCTGAACATCCCTCATGCGGCATCGCCGATCGCCGAGCGCGTGACAGTCAGCTTAGGTGTCGCATCCTCCGACCATGCGTCCGTGGCTTCGGAGGCCGATCTGATCCGCGCTTCCGACGCAGCCCTCTACGAGGCCAAGCGCCGAGGGCGCAATCAGGTCGCGACCATCGCCCCCTGA
- a CDS encoding helix-turn-helix domain-containing protein yields MAKQYRSDAMASIHETMEALHEVGAIGKQTMREFDDVCLTPVEPLSPEAIRALREREHLSQPVFARYLNVSKNLVSDWERGVKRPGGPALRLLTVIEKKGIQAIA; encoded by the coding sequence ATGGCGAAACAGTATCGTAGCGACGCGATGGCCTCGATCCACGAAACCATGGAAGCCCTCCATGAGGTGGGCGCCATCGGCAAGCAGACCATGCGCGAGTTCGATGACGTTTGCCTGACGCCGGTCGAACCCCTCTCTCCCGAGGCCATCCGCGCCCTGCGCGAGCGCGAGCATCTTTCTCAGCCGGTCTTTGCCCGTTACCTCAATGTCAGCAAAAACTTGGTCTCGGACTGGGAGCGAGGGGTCAAGCGTCCCGGCGGACCAGCGCTTCGGCTCCTGACCGTCATCGAGAAGAAGGGGATTCAGGCCATCGCGTGA
- a CDS encoding type II toxin-antitoxin system RelE/ParE family toxin, translating into MRIFKNAWFERFARKQKIRDGMLREAVLRAEQGLIDADLGSGVIKQRVARPGQGRSGGYRTLILYRRRHRAFFVYGFAKNQQADISDEEEAAFKKAARHVLELTDEQLTALIQNGQFSEVKHDGETVS; encoded by the coding sequence GTGAGGATCTTCAAGAATGCTTGGTTCGAGCGCTTCGCGCGCAAGCAGAAGATCCGGGACGGGATGTTACGCGAAGCCGTCCTCCGAGCGGAGCAGGGTCTAATCGATGCCGATCTCGGCAGCGGGGTCATTAAACAGCGTGTGGCGCGCCCCGGGCAAGGTCGCTCTGGAGGCTACCGGACCCTGATCTTGTACCGCCGGAGGCATCGTGCTTTTTTCGTCTATGGATTCGCCAAGAACCAGCAGGCCGACATCAGCGACGAGGAAGAAGCAGCGTTCAAGAAGGCCGCACGGCACGTCCTCGAACTGACGGACGAGCAGCTCACTGCGCTGATCCAGAACGGGCAATTCTCGGAGGTTAAACACGATGGCGAAACAGTATCGTAG
- a CDS encoding (Fe-S)-binding protein: protein MTDTPKTSPRVGLFATCLMNLFRPSIGFAAAQLLEDAGCTVCVPQHQTCCGQPGYNSGDNDSARALAKQVIAAFEDYDYLVGPSGSCMATIRHDYPVLFAADRDWRDRAEAVAAKSWELTSFLVDVLGITRVQARFDGIATYHDSCSGLRGLGIKGQPRQLLAGVEGLTLHEMTDSEVCCGFGGTFCVGYPEISVKIVDDKIRNILATGADTLIGGDLGCLMNISGRLSRIGSAIRVYHVAEVLAGTADGPGIGDGRG from the coding sequence ATGACCGATACCCCGAAGACCTCCCCGCGTGTCGGCCTGTTCGCAACCTGCCTCATGAACCTCTTCCGGCCAAGCATCGGCTTTGCCGCCGCACAGCTTCTCGAGGATGCGGGCTGCACCGTCTGCGTGCCGCAACACCAAACCTGTTGCGGACAGCCGGGCTATAACTCGGGCGACAACGACTCCGCACGCGCACTCGCCAAACAGGTCATCGCCGCCTTCGAGGACTACGATTATCTCGTCGGTCCCTCGGGCTCCTGCATGGCGACCATCCGGCACGACTATCCCGTCCTTTTTGCCGCAGACCGCGACTGGCGCGACCGCGCCGAAGCCGTTGCGGCAAAAAGCTGGGAGCTGACGTCATTCCTGGTGGACGTCCTCGGCATCACGCGTGTTCAGGCCAGATTCGACGGTATCGCAACCTACCACGACTCCTGCTCCGGCCTGCGCGGACTCGGCATCAAAGGCCAGCCGCGCCAGCTTCTCGCGGGCGTCGAGGGGCTCACCCTGCACGAGATGACCGACAGCGAGGTCTGCTGCGGGTTCGGCGGGACCTTCTGCGTCGGATATCCCGAGATCTCGGTCAAGATCGTCGACGACAAGATCCGGAACATCCTCGCCACCGGGGCCGATACGCTGATCGGCGGCGATCTGGGCTGTCTGATGAACATCTCCGGGCGGCTGAGCCGAATCGGCTCGGCGATCCGGGTCTATCATGTTGCCGAGGTGCTTGCCGGGACGGCCGACGGGCCAGGCATCGGGGACGGGCGGGGTTGA
- the ltrA gene encoding group II intron reverse transcriptase/maturase, which translates to MSNTVEISLEAVLDTVNMERAWAGVKANAGSGGVDGKGIAETEAHLKCHWPVIREKLLRGDYRPAAVRAVDIAKPGGGTRRLGIPTVQDRLIQQALHQVLSAAFDGDMSEHSWGFRPGRSAHDAVTAARGYVADGKEWVADIDLARFFDQVNHDRLMHLLGQRISDKRIMTLIGRYLRAPMDEGDGRHIRRSRGTPQGGPLSPLLANLYLDVLDRELEQRGLSFVRYADDIAVFVASERAAERVLERLTRWLHTHLDLDVNATKSGARRTEESALLGFRIHPGGQVSPAPKAIERFKDRVRELWDARQSLTSEQLREQWQRYVTGWWNYFGYANWRREVHALSGWVRRHMRKCFWLRWHDRHGRFNALRRLGVRGRALGVAGCRRGAWFMARHIVVNQALKTATLNRHGFTLPWTLAG; encoded by the coding sequence ATGAGCAACACGGTTGAGATCAGTCTGGAGGCGGTGCTCGACACCGTCAACATGGAACGGGCCTGGGCGGGGGTGAAAGCCAACGCCGGGTCCGGCGGGGTCGACGGCAAAGGGATCGCCGAGACCGAGGCCCACCTCAAGTGCCACTGGCCGGTGATTCGGGAGAAGCTCCTTCGGGGCGATTACCGCCCGGCGGCGGTGCGCGCGGTGGACATTGCCAAGCCGGGCGGCGGGACACGCCGCCTGGGCATTCCCACGGTGCAGGACCGGCTGATCCAGCAGGCCCTGCACCAAGTGCTGAGCGCGGCTTTCGATGGCGACATGAGCGAGCACAGCTGGGGCTTTCGCCCCGGACGCTCGGCCCATGACGCCGTCACGGCCGCACGCGGGTACGTGGCCGACGGCAAGGAATGGGTGGCGGATATTGATCTGGCGCGCTTTTTCGACCAGGTCAACCACGACCGCCTGATGCACCTGCTGGGACAGCGGATCAGCGACAAGCGGATCATGACGCTGATCGGGCGCTACCTGCGCGCACCGATGGACGAGGGCGATGGACGGCACATTCGGCGCAGCCGCGGCACGCCGCAAGGCGGGCCGCTGTCGCCGCTGTTGGCCAACCTCTACCTCGACGTGCTGGACCGGGAGCTGGAGCAGCGGGGCCTGTCGTTCGTACGCTACGCCGACGACATCGCCGTGTTCGTGGCCAGCGAACGGGCCGCCGAGCGGGTGCTGGAGCGCCTGACGCGGTGGCTGCACACGCACCTGGACTTGGACGTCAACGCCACCAAGAGTGGCGCACGCCGTACCGAGGAGAGCGCGCTGCTGGGCTTTCGCATCCACCCCGGTGGACAGGTGAGTCCGGCGCCGAAGGCCATCGAGCGGTTTAAGGATCGGGTGCGCGAACTCTGGGACGCCCGGCAAAGCCTCACCAGCGAGCAACTGCGTGAACAGTGGCAACGCTATGTCACCGGATGGTGGAACTATTTCGGCTACGCCAACTGGCGCCGCGAGGTCCACGCCCTGTCGGGTTGGGTCAGGCGGCATATGCGCAAATGCTTCTGGCTGCGCTGGCACGATCGCCACGGACGGTTCAACGCGCTGCGGCGCCTCGGCGTGCGCGGACGTGCGCTCGGGGTGGCCGGCTGTCGGCGCGGTGCCTGGTTCATGGCGCGTCATATCGTCGTCAACCAAGCATTGAAAACCGCAACACTGAATCGACACGGATTCACTCTACCGTGGACGCTTGCGGGCTAA
- a CDS encoding LutB/LldF family L-lactate oxidation iron-sulfur protein, producing the protein MDIRSHEFQPRAVAALHDASLQQALDKARDGFVAKRAVQVAELSEFEALREAAKTLKDHILDHLDHYLERYEAAVVAAGGQVHWARDDAEARRIILDICKRVDARTVTKGKSMVSEEIGLNPALIDAGLTVVETDLGEYIIQLADEAPSHIIAPAVHKTREQVSDLFEKAHGGPRLTEIADLVDAARLALRERYFQADVGITGGNFLIAETGSSLIVTNEGNGDLTQTLARVHIVTAGIERVVPALDDATLFLRLLARSATGQETETYTTLSTGPKRPGDLDGPEEYHVVLVDNGRSRMLAGPFREMLRCIRCGACMNHCPVYGAIGGHAYGWVYPGPMGSVLTPLIKGLDAAYDLPNACTLNGRCASVCPVKIPLPDLLRRLRHEQFKQAIVPRRKRHALGAWRLLATRPKLYHALERLVGRALAAIGGRAGRIRGLPGARGWTEARDLPAPPGRTFLERWQAERGQS; encoded by the coding sequence TTGGACATCCGCTCCCACGAGTTTCAGCCGCGCGCGGTCGCCGCGCTCCATGACGCCAGCCTCCAACAGGCGCTGGACAAGGCGCGCGACGGCTTCGTCGCCAAGCGCGCTGTGCAGGTCGCCGAGCTGTCCGAGTTCGAGGCCCTGCGCGAGGCAGCCAAGACGCTCAAGGACCACATCCTCGACCATCTCGACCACTATCTGGAACGCTACGAAGCGGCCGTCGTCGCGGCCGGCGGTCAAGTCCATTGGGCCCGCGACGACGCCGAGGCCCGTCGGATCATCCTCGACATCTGCAAACGGGTCGATGCGCGCACCGTCACCAAGGGAAAATCCATGGTGTCGGAGGAGATCGGCCTCAACCCGGCCCTGATCGACGCCGGCCTGACCGTGGTCGAGACCGATCTGGGCGAGTACATCATTCAGCTTGCGGACGAGGCGCCCTCGCACATCATCGCTCCGGCCGTGCACAAGACCCGAGAGCAGGTCTCGGATCTCTTCGAGAAGGCCCACGGCGGACCGCGCCTGACCGAGATCGCGGACCTGGTCGACGCGGCCCGTCTGGCGCTGCGCGAACGCTATTTCCAGGCCGATGTCGGCATCACCGGCGGCAATTTCCTGATCGCCGAGACCGGCTCCAGCCTGATCGTCACCAACGAGGGCAACGGCGATCTCACCCAGACGCTCGCACGGGTGCACATCGTCACCGCCGGCATCGAGCGGGTCGTTCCCGCGCTGGACGACGCAACACTCTTCCTGCGCCTGCTCGCCCGCAGCGCCACCGGTCAGGAGACCGAGACCTACACGACCCTCTCGACCGGACCCAAGCGGCCGGGCGATCTCGACGGGCCGGAGGAATACCATGTCGTCTTGGTCGACAACGGCCGTTCCCGCATGCTCGCGGGGCCCTTTCGCGAGATGCTGCGCTGCATCCGATGCGGTGCCTGCATGAATCACTGCCCCGTCTACGGCGCGATCGGCGGCCATGCCTACGGCTGGGTCTATCCCGGACCCATGGGCTCGGTGCTGACTCCGCTGATCAAGGGTCTGGACGCCGCCTACGACCTTCCCAACGCCTGCACCCTGAACGGCCGCTGCGCCTCGGTCTGCCCGGTGAAGATCCCGCTGCCCGATCTCCTGCGACGACTGCGCCATGAGCAGTTCAAGCAGGCCATCGTCCCGCGTCGCAAGCGCCACGCGCTTGGCGCCTGGCGCCTTCTGGCGACCCGTCCCAAGCTCTATCATGCGCTGGAGCGCCTGGTGGGGCGTGCGCTCGCCGCGATCGGCGGTCGTGCGGGTCGCATCCGCGGCCTGCCGGGAGCCCGCGGATGGACCGAGGCACGCGATCTCCCCGCCCCGCCGGGCCGAACCTTTCTGGAACGCTGGCAGGCCGAGCGAGGGCAGTCATGA